The following are encoded together in the Vibrio zhugei genome:
- the nadK gene encoding NAD(+) kinase, with protein MKKPFEVIAIIGKPRDKHAIQTHNELYYWLTSLNYPVFVDERLAEILPDIPDTQFASLLELGQKADLAIVVGGDGNMLGAARVLSRFDISVIGVNRGNLGFLTDLKPDEVCEGLTQVLEGNYIEEQRFLLQAEVHRHGQIKSHNSALNEAVLHPGQVARMTEFEVYIDDNFAFSQRSDGLIVSTPTGSTAYSLSGGGPILSPGLDAITLVPMFPHTLSSRPLVVDSKRRIKLVVSPNNMQNQEVSCDGQVTLPVSPGDEVHIYQSPNALKLIHPKDYNYYRILRNKLGWSSKLF; from the coding sequence ATGAAAAAACCATTTGAAGTGATCGCTATCATAGGTAAACCTCGTGACAAACATGCCATTCAAACTCATAACGAGCTTTACTATTGGCTTACTTCACTCAACTATCCAGTGTTCGTGGATGAACGCCTTGCTGAGATTTTACCCGATATTCCCGACACACAGTTTGCCTCATTACTCGAATTAGGCCAAAAAGCCGACCTTGCCATTGTCGTCGGCGGTGACGGTAACATGCTCGGCGCGGCACGCGTTCTTTCTCGCTTTGATATTTCCGTCATCGGTGTTAACCGCGGCAACCTCGGCTTTCTGACCGATTTAAAACCGGACGAGGTGTGTGAAGGGTTAACACAAGTGCTTGAAGGCAACTACATCGAAGAACAACGCTTCCTTCTGCAAGCCGAAGTGCACCGCCATGGACAAATAAAAAGTCACAATTCGGCATTGAATGAAGCCGTGCTTCATCCTGGTCAAGTGGCACGCATGACCGAATTTGAAGTGTACATCGACGATAACTTCGCGTTTTCACAGCGCTCTGATGGCTTAATCGTCTCAACTCCGACCGGTTCTACCGCCTATTCATTATCCGGGGGTGGGCCGATTTTATCACCGGGGCTCGATGCCATTACGCTCGTCCCGATGTTTCCGCACACCTTATCTAGCCGTCCTTTAGTGGTAGACAGCAAACGGCGCATAAAGTTAGTCGTCTCTCCGAATAATATGCAAAATCAGGAAGTCAGCTGTGACGGTCAAGTCACCCTCCCCGTCAGCCCCGGAGATGAAGTGCACATCTATCAAAGCCCTAACGCACTGAAACTGATTCACCCCAAGGATTACAACTACTACCGTATTTTGCGAAATAAACTCGGTTGGTCCAGCAAACTCTTTTAG
- the recN gene encoding DNA repair protein RecN — translation MLANLSINNFAIVKSLQLDLAAGMTTITGETGAGKSIAIDALSLCLGGRSEAGIVRQGEQKTEVCATFILDNNVNAIRWLEDNDLMDGNDKDCILRRTITKEGRSRAFINGSPVPLSQLKSLGQLLINIHGQHAHQQLMKNEHQLAMLDQYAGHSELLKKTRIAYQNWRQANNQLRQLQENSQHNQAQLQLLEYQIKELNELAIGEDEFADLENEFKRLSNSGELAINCQKAIDILYEGDEVNAIGMLQTASNTLVDLAELDEKLASLPNMIADAMIQLEEANSELRAYLDGIDVDPERMAYVESRYSKIMSLARKHQVQPDELYSHHQGLLLQIEQLDCSDEKMAEYEADVAEKYQRLVTIAEKLRKSRHRYAKELDKLISQSMHELSMEKAQFKIEINAQEHPSPLGFDAVTFLVSTNPGQPLQPIAKVASGGELSRMSLAIQVITAQKVDTPSLIFDEVDVGISGPTAAVVGKMLRKLGESTQVLCVTHLPQVAGCGHNQMFVAKQTKSGMTETQMVKLSHDERIEELARLLGGSEITSTTLANAKELLIAA, via the coding sequence ATGCTGGCTAATTTAAGTATCAATAATTTTGCTATTGTTAAATCCCTTCAACTCGATCTTGCCGCTGGCATGACCACCATTACCGGTGAAACTGGCGCAGGTAAATCCATTGCCATTGATGCATTAAGTCTTTGTTTAGGTGGGCGTTCTGAAGCGGGCATTGTCCGTCAAGGCGAGCAAAAAACCGAAGTCTGTGCCACATTCATTTTGGACAACAACGTCAATGCAATCCGGTGGTTGGAAGACAACGATCTTATGGATGGCAATGATAAAGACTGTATATTGCGCCGCACGATTACCAAAGAAGGCCGTTCACGCGCCTTTATTAACGGCAGTCCTGTCCCTCTTTCCCAGCTCAAATCACTAGGCCAACTGCTGATTAACATTCACGGCCAACATGCTCATCAACAGCTAATGAAAAACGAGCATCAACTGGCGATGCTGGATCAGTATGCCGGCCACTCTGAGCTTTTGAAAAAAACGCGTATTGCCTATCAAAACTGGCGCCAAGCCAACAATCAATTACGCCAACTGCAAGAAAACAGCCAACACAACCAAGCCCAGCTTCAGTTGCTTGAATACCAAATTAAAGAACTGAATGAACTGGCGATTGGTGAAGACGAATTTGCGGATCTCGAAAATGAATTCAAACGCTTATCCAACAGCGGTGAGTTAGCGATCAATTGTCAAAAAGCCATCGACATTCTGTATGAAGGGGACGAAGTCAATGCTATCGGCATGCTACAAACCGCCAGTAATACTCTGGTCGATTTAGCCGAGTTGGATGAAAAACTCGCCAGCTTACCGAATATGATCGCCGATGCGATGATTCAGCTTGAAGAAGCGAACAGTGAATTACGCGCCTATTTGGATGGCATCGATGTGGATCCTGAGCGCATGGCGTATGTCGAATCTCGTTATTCCAAAATCATGTCATTAGCACGCAAACACCAAGTTCAACCCGATGAGCTGTATAGCCATCACCAAGGTTTGTTGCTGCAAATTGAACAACTCGATTGCTCAGATGAAAAAATGGCGGAATACGAAGCAGATGTGGCCGAAAAATATCAACGTTTAGTAACCATTGCAGAAAAACTGCGGAAATCACGCCATCGCTACGCAAAAGAGCTCGATAAACTGATCTCACAAAGCATGCATGAACTCAGCATGGAAAAAGCGCAATTCAAAATTGAAATCAACGCTCAAGAGCACCCATCGCCACTGGGCTTTGATGCCGTGACTTTCTTGGTTTCAACCAACCCAGGGCAACCTTTACAGCCGATTGCTAAAGTCGCCTCTGGCGGTGAACTGTCCCGTATGTCACTGGCCATTCAAGTGATCACCGCACAGAAAGTGGACACGCCAAGCCTGATCTTCGATGAAGTGGATGTGGGAATTTCCGGTCCAACTGCGGCCGTGGTCGGTAAAATGTTACGCAAATTGGGAGAGTCCACACAGGTGCTGTGTGTTACCCATTTACCGCAAGTCGCAGGCTGTGGCCACAACCAAATGTTCGTGGCCAAACAAACCAAATCAGGTATGACCGAGACACAGATGGTCAAGCTCTCTCATGACGAGCGCATTGAAGAATTAGCACGCCTGCTTGGCGGCAGTGAAATCACCTCAACCACATTGGCAAATGCAAAAGAGCTATTAATTGCGGCATAA
- the bamE gene encoding outer membrane protein assembly factor BamE yields the protein MQLTKWLIALPLALTVLSGCSVVERLVYRIDINQGNYIDQKDINQLKFGMSKDQVRYVLGTPMLVENGYPNTWYYIYSHTHGHEKNIQKDLIVKFNENDKLVNVSGDYHVSQNFYEGMN from the coding sequence ATGCAGTTAACCAAGTGGCTGATCGCCCTCCCCTTAGCCCTAACAGTCCTCTCAGGCTGCTCCGTTGTTGAACGTTTGGTATATAGAATAGATATTAATCAAGGAAACTATATCGACCAAAAAGACATCAACCAACTCAAGTTTGGTATGTCTAAAGACCAAGTCCGCTATGTGCTAGGCACTCCTATGCTCGTCGAAAATGGCTATCCCAATACTTGGTACTACATCTATTCTCATACCCATGGGCACGAAAAAAACATACAGAAAGACTTAATCGTGAAATTTAATGAGAACGATAAGCTCGTTAACGTTTCTGGTGACTATCATGTCAGCCAAAACTTTTATGAAGGGATGAATTAA
- a CDS encoding RnfH family protein: MSQDNAMIHVEVVYALPHEQRVINVMAKQDMTAEQIIEQSGVLDMYPEIDLDKNSIGVFSRNIKRDSTVRDGDRIEIYRPLLADPKEIRRKRAEQAKKKA, encoded by the coding sequence ATGAGTCAAGATAACGCGATGATACACGTGGAAGTGGTGTATGCACTTCCTCATGAGCAACGTGTGATTAATGTCATGGCGAAGCAGGATATGACGGCAGAACAGATCATCGAACAGTCCGGTGTGCTTGATATGTACCCAGAGATTGATCTTGATAAGAACAGTATTGGTGTGTTTTCACGTAATATTAAACGAGATTCGACGGTACGCGATGGTGACCGCATTGAAATTTATCGGCCTTTGCTGGCGGATCCCAAAGAAATTCGGCGTAAACGTGCAGAGCAAGCCAAGAAAAAAGCATAA
- a CDS encoding SRPBCC family protein has product MNQVSRSALVSFSAEQMLHLVNDVERYPEFLPGCSGARVVESTDEMMVGAVDISKAGIKKTFTTRNDLTHENTILLELVDGPFKSLKGGWYFTPLDEHACKVELRLEFEFSSKMIEMVFGKIFNELTNNMVDAFTLRAKQVYPS; this is encoded by the coding sequence ATGAATCAAGTAAGTCGTTCTGCGTTAGTCTCGTTTAGTGCAGAGCAGATGCTTCATCTGGTTAATGATGTCGAACGTTATCCAGAGTTTTTACCTGGATGTTCAGGCGCGCGCGTGGTCGAGTCTACCGACGAGATGATGGTCGGTGCTGTTGATATATCAAAAGCAGGCATCAAGAAGACTTTTACCACCCGCAATGATTTAACCCATGAGAATACCATTCTTTTAGAGTTGGTCGATGGGCCATTTAAGTCGTTGAAAGGGGGATGGTATTTTACCCCGCTTGATGAGCATGCATGCAAAGTAGAGTTACGTTTAGAGTTCGAATTTTCCAGTAAGATGATTGAAATGGTATTTGGAAAAATCTTTAATGAATTGACCAATAATATGGTTGATGCGTTTACCTTACGTGCGAAGCAGGTTTACCCATCATGA
- the smpB gene encoding SsrA-binding protein SmpB, which produces MVKKKSKDKAGSNTIALNKKARHEYFIEDEVEAGLELQGWEVKSLRQGKANIAESYVFLRDGEAFISGMSLIPLQQASTHVVANPTRVRKLLLSRREIDNLFGRVNREGMTLIALSLYWSRSWAKIKVGVARGKKLHDKRETLKEQDWQRQKARIMKSGMR; this is translated from the coding sequence ATGGTAAAGAAAAAATCAAAAGATAAAGCGGGTAGCAATACCATCGCGCTTAACAAAAAAGCTCGCCATGAATACTTTATCGAAGATGAAGTAGAAGCAGGGCTGGAGCTACAAGGCTGGGAAGTGAAATCACTTCGTCAAGGCAAAGCGAATATCGCAGAAAGTTACGTCTTTTTGCGAGACGGAGAGGCGTTTATCTCAGGTATGAGCCTTATCCCGCTACAGCAAGCCTCGACTCACGTGGTCGCCAACCCAACGCGCGTGCGCAAGCTATTGCTATCACGCCGTGAAATTGATAATTTGTTCGGCCGCGTTAACCGTGAAGGCATGACGCTGATTGCACTGTCACTCTACTGGTCTCGCTCTTGGGCGAAGATTAAAGTGGGCGTGGCACGAGGCAAAAAACTGCACGACAAACGCGAAACATTGAAAGAACAAGACTGGCAACGCCAGAAAGCACGAATTATGAAGAGTGGAATGCGTTAA
- a CDS encoding integrase domain-containing protein — protein sequence MAKQIKPLSPTQVTKAKPLEKEYSLADGNGLYLRIKPNGAKLWIFNYIHPTTKKRKNISLGAFPDITLASAREKTREMRQQVAEGIDPKTHRDNQLITAQIAQSSTLKSVAEEWFEVKKHDVSEDYANDIWRSLELHIFPNLGNMPISELTAPIVIQVLRPVEAKGALETVKRVCQRVNEVMNYAVNCGKIQSNPLFGIKHAFKKSKADHMSTISPDELHTLMQAMSLANIKLATRCAFEFQLHTLTRPVECAAAEWSEIDFENKLWVISKDKMKMKRDHKIPLSDASIQLLNFMKPISYGQRYVFPSSKSVDQHMNSQSVNAALKRAGMKGKLVSHGMRSIGSTALNEQGFNKDAIELCLAHVDKNTIRDIYNNAEYLQERRKIMEWWSNFILDASKNTNTIAKKKG from the coding sequence ATGGCTAAGCAAATCAAGCCTTTATCACCAACTCAAGTAACCAAAGCTAAGCCCTTAGAGAAAGAATATTCGCTTGCCGATGGCAACGGTCTGTACTTACGTATAAAGCCCAATGGCGCAAAACTTTGGATTTTCAACTACATCCACCCAACAACTAAAAAACGTAAGAACATCAGCCTTGGTGCATTTCCCGACATAACTCTCGCGTCCGCGAGAGAAAAAACAAGAGAGATGCGCCAACAGGTCGCTGAAGGTATTGATCCAAAAACTCACAGGGATAACCAACTCATTACCGCACAGATAGCTCAGTCATCAACTCTTAAATCAGTTGCCGAAGAATGGTTTGAAGTAAAAAAGCATGACGTTTCGGAAGACTATGCCAACGATATCTGGCGATCTCTGGAGCTACATATCTTTCCCAACCTCGGTAACATGCCGATAAGTGAGCTAACTGCCCCAATTGTAATTCAAGTCTTACGACCTGTAGAAGCAAAGGGCGCATTAGAGACAGTTAAACGAGTATGTCAGCGAGTAAATGAAGTAATGAACTACGCGGTGAATTGCGGAAAAATTCAGTCCAACCCATTATTCGGGATAAAGCATGCATTTAAAAAGTCGAAAGCTGATCACATGAGTACTATCAGCCCAGACGAACTTCATACTCTTATGCAAGCGATGTCGTTAGCCAATATCAAGCTTGCCACCCGCTGCGCTTTTGAATTCCAACTCCACACCCTGACCCGTCCTGTTGAGTGTGCTGCCGCTGAATGGAGTGAAATTGATTTCGAAAACAAACTTTGGGTCATTAGCAAAGATAAAATGAAAATGAAGCGCGACCACAAAATCCCTCTTTCAGACGCTTCGATTCAACTTTTAAACTTTATGAAGCCCATCTCCTACGGACAACGCTATGTATTCCCCAGTTCAAAGTCAGTAGACCAGCACATGAACAGTCAGAGCGTCAACGCAGCTCTAAAACGTGCAGGAATGAAAGGAAAGCTAGTAAGTCACGGTATGCGTTCCATTGGCAGTACAGCGCTCAACGAACAGGGCTTCAACAAAGATGCTATTGAGCTGTGTCTAGCACACGTAGACAAGAACACGATTCGTGACATCTACAACAATGCTGAGTACCTTCAGGAGCGTCGTAAGATAATGGAATGGTGGAGCAACTTCATACTTGATGCTTCTAAAAACACCAATACCATTGCTAAGAAAAAGGGATAA
- a CDS encoding helix-turn-helix transcriptional regulator translates to MTEQQIKIVRKSDVLQRVPFSRATLHRKINDGTFPPSIPLGANSVGFLSHEVDAIIAAMALGKDLQQTVSHLVEQRQSLFDNSLYALAA, encoded by the coding sequence ATGACTGAACAACAAATCAAAATCGTACGTAAATCTGACGTTCTACAACGCGTACCCTTCTCAAGAGCGACTCTCCACCGCAAAATTAACGATGGAACATTCCCACCTTCAATTCCCCTTGGTGCAAACTCTGTTGGTTTCTTGTCTCATGAGGTCGATGCAATTATCGCAGCCATGGCACTAGGCAAAGATCTACAGCAAACTGTTTCTCATCTTGTTGAGCAAAGACAGTCTCTTTTCGACAACAGTCTCTATGCATTAGCCGCATAA
- a CDS encoding DEAD/DEAH box helicase encodes MNVIAQSQASEHTLVRSTESCSVAILNGESLSFDHDKYRVVAVRNDKNNLAEVIRYYRDAGFNNIKLIIDSKKLPAQAVDFMMINYRDARCDLYDLASKRLYSLKDYNDTIQYLSLCYQLTNCGMRGDEIIDWLAKKLVRTIPLICSDAKSCLRTYRFYLHKDNNFLSKVLDCLELQLHHYHSSVQDFMKLRTPTKTIRTSTLDCPEVCEALANERTLAIKSATGTGKTKHVFGPITQLAEQNNKSVVYLSHLMALVEQYCIQNHAVSYTTQNLTQLEQSKAMGLVVNSVWKAHIQAYCHNADTLIIDEFEKVISTVVCSEHSLQMPKQRVFHCLSEIIRSIPQVIVGDADLSDISLGFLKDLRGDVTLIQCDKNPYLGIEAVITDKNQYLYSQDELKSKLLEDKVFLFDSLVTLRGVVKQLGYEDKQGLDSETAALNDGVLVIHGENKGMDAQRAFLANPNEEISKYKAIIASPCLGSGFSIVKNFANRVVVFCDKTLNPFELVNFARRFRKAKEICFTVDAHQDFFCRPTRARVYNANIHSAPTDHLEIAFGNVKSQFTAPLGLHLWLTLKELGFHVDPLPSSVYSQSCGSKTNKQYLKAYREALVNAIMQSVDLTQHDVKRLMMADKRTASDNAAISKHTIKSYYHLTEVTKEDVEFHFLFSKNRKLFDKLFSVPAPNEDNSKYSTYRRLANLINEGLFNGHQLNSQSPSIMIHREQILGFVNLMIENRELVNWTLHKDTHIPLSLNENSTTNKKMLYFGQLMKSLGFEIGRFSGTTNKAKISLTQRARSYTRLSTESLDIVA; translated from the coding sequence ATGAACGTTATCGCGCAATCTCAAGCCTCAGAACATACACTGGTTCGTTCAACAGAGTCCTGCTCAGTCGCCATTCTTAACGGCGAGTCTCTAAGCTTCGATCATGACAAGTACAGGGTCGTTGCTGTTCGCAACGACAAAAACAACCTGGCTGAAGTTATCCGCTATTACCGTGATGCTGGCTTCAATAACATCAAGTTAATCATTGATTCAAAAAAGCTCCCTGCTCAAGCTGTAGATTTCATGATGATTAATTATCGCGACGCTAGGTGTGATCTTTATGATTTAGCATCAAAGCGACTCTACAGTCTGAAAGACTACAACGATACAATCCAGTATCTATCTCTTTGCTATCAGTTGACGAATTGCGGCATGCGGGGTGACGAAATCATTGACTGGCTAGCTAAAAAACTAGTCCGTACAATTCCTCTGATCTGTTCCGATGCTAAATCATGCTTGAGAACTTACCGTTTCTATCTTCACAAAGACAATAATTTCCTTAGTAAAGTTTTAGATTGCCTTGAACTACAGCTACACCACTATCATTCATCAGTTCAAGATTTTATGAAGCTTAGAACGCCGACGAAAACAATCCGTACTTCAACTCTCGACTGTCCAGAAGTGTGTGAAGCGCTAGCCAATGAGCGAACCCTTGCGATTAAATCTGCAACAGGGACTGGTAAAACGAAACACGTCTTTGGCCCTATTACTCAGCTAGCTGAGCAAAACAATAAATCCGTGGTATATCTTTCTCACCTGATGGCTTTAGTAGAACAATACTGCATTCAAAATCATGCGGTCAGCTATACCACTCAAAACTTAACTCAGCTTGAACAGTCGAAAGCGATGGGATTAGTCGTCAATAGTGTGTGGAAAGCACATATCCAAGCATATTGCCACAATGCTGATACCTTGATTATTGATGAGTTTGAGAAAGTAATTTCAACTGTCGTGTGTTCGGAGCATTCACTACAAATGCCTAAACAACGCGTCTTTCATTGCTTGTCTGAGATTATTCGCTCCATTCCACAAGTCATTGTGGGCGATGCTGATCTTTCCGATATTAGTTTAGGCTTCTTGAAGGATTTACGAGGTGACGTGACTTTAATCCAGTGCGACAAAAATCCATATCTGGGAATTGAAGCAGTTATCACAGATAAAAATCAGTATCTTTATAGTCAGGATGAACTCAAGTCTAAATTGTTGGAGGACAAGGTGTTTCTCTTTGACTCGCTAGTGACACTTCGAGGAGTAGTTAAACAACTTGGTTATGAGGACAAACAAGGTTTAGATAGTGAGACTGCGGCTCTAAACGACGGTGTGCTAGTCATTCACGGGGAGAATAAAGGAATGGACGCACAACGTGCTTTTCTGGCTAACCCGAATGAAGAAATCTCCAAATACAAAGCGATTATCGCTTCTCCCTGTCTAGGGTCAGGCTTCTCAATCGTCAAAAACTTTGCCAATAGAGTTGTCGTATTCTGTGACAAAACACTAAATCCATTTGAACTAGTTAACTTCGCACGTCGATTCCGTAAAGCAAAGGAGATTTGTTTCACCGTAGATGCCCATCAAGACTTCTTCTGCCGCCCGACAAGGGCAAGAGTCTACAATGCGAATATTCACTCAGCGCCAACAGACCACCTAGAGATTGCATTCGGTAACGTGAAATCACAGTTCACCGCACCTCTGGGGCTACATCTATGGCTAACATTGAAGGAACTCGGCTTTCATGTTGATCCGCTACCATCCTCAGTGTACTCACAGAGCTGTGGGTCTAAAACGAACAAGCAATATTTAAAAGCTTACAGAGAGGCGTTGGTCAACGCCATTATGCAATCTGTCGATTTAACCCAGCATGACGTGAAGCGGCTTATGATGGCTGATAAGCGCACAGCCAGTGACAACGCAGCCATCTCGAAGCATACAATTAAAAGCTACTATCATTTGACTGAAGTCACAAAAGAAGATGTCGAATTTCATTTCCTGTTTTCTAAGAACAGAAAGCTCTTCGACAAGCTATTTTCTGTTCCAGCGCCAAACGAAGATAACAGCAAGTACTCAACATATCGCCGCTTGGCGAATTTAATCAATGAGGGTCTGTTCAACGGACACCAGCTTAATTCTCAATCACCTTCTATCATGATCCATAGGGAGCAGATTTTGGGGTTTGTTAATCTGATGATCGAAAATCGGGAATTAGTCAATTGGACACTGCACAAAGATACTCACATCCCACTATCACTCAACGAAAACAGCACGACAAATAAAAAGATGCTGTATTTTGGGCAACTCATGAAGTCTCTGGGTTTTGAAATCGGTAGATTTAGCGGAACAACAAATAAAGCGAAAATCTCTCTGACTCAAAGGGCGCGTAGCTACACTAGATTAAGTACCGAGTCTCTAGATATCGTTGCTTAA
- the hsdR gene encoding EcoAI/FtnUII family type I restriction enzme subunit R, whose translation MESTINKSKLSETDIITKFILPAIKDAGWDDMSQIRQEVKLRDGKVIVRGQAAARKKVKSADIVLYHKPSMPLAVVEAKANKHEIGKGMQQGLDYASLLEVPFVFASNGDGFIFHDKTNPAQLETEIRLEDFPTPQQLWDKYCVWKGYKAEHLPVITQDYHDDGSGKSPRYYQLQAINKTVEAVAAGQNRVLLVMATGTGKTYTAFQIIWRLWKSRAKKRILFLADRNILVDQTKTNDFQPFGTAMTKVTGRTVDPAYEIHLALYQALTGPEEHQKAYKQVDPDFFDLIVVDECHRGSAAEDSAWREILEYFGSATQIGLTATPKETDIVSNTEYFGDAIYTYSLKQGIEDGFLAPYKVVRVDIDVDLQGWRPTKGQVDKHGEVIEDRIYNQKDFDRTMVIDERTELVAQTITSYLKRTDPMAKTIVFCNDIDHAERMRRALINCNPEQVAKNEKYVMKITGDDEIGKAQLDNFINPKKDYPVIATTSELMTTGVDAKTCKLVVLDQGIQSMTKFKQIIGRGTRIDDRYGKLWFTILDFKKATELFADERFDGVPERVKETKPEDFDTDNGLDEIIDGEDELEQDDPFEGEDIDPESIQEPETPYDSGSSPSDGSDADDDWQDENRVRKFHVNDVTVKAIAERVQYYDADGKLVTESFKDYTRKTMAKQFTSMDDFVKRWQDADKKQAIIDELAEEGIIWEALELEVGKDLDPFDMICHVVYDQPALTRKERADNVKKRNYFTKYGETAQQVLSNLLDKYADEGVQEIENIHVLKVKPFDEMGRPAEIVKKCFGGKEQYLEAISELEAEIYQSA comes from the coding sequence ATGGAATCGACAATCAATAAATCAAAGCTATCTGAAACCGACATCATCACGAAATTCATTCTTCCTGCTATCAAAGATGCAGGATGGGATGATATGTCTCAAATCCGTCAAGAAGTTAAACTGCGTGACGGTAAGGTCATTGTTCGTGGTCAGGCAGCGGCGAGGAAAAAGGTTAAGTCTGCGGACATCGTCCTTTACCATAAACCGAGCATGCCTCTAGCCGTTGTCGAAGCAAAAGCGAATAAGCATGAAATCGGCAAAGGTATGCAACAAGGTCTAGATTACGCCAGCCTACTTGAAGTCCCTTTTGTCTTTGCCTCAAATGGCGACGGTTTTATCTTCCACGACAAAACCAACCCAGCTCAACTCGAAACTGAAATTCGACTTGAAGATTTTCCGACACCTCAGCAACTATGGGACAAGTACTGCGTTTGGAAAGGATACAAAGCCGAGCACCTTCCAGTCATTACTCAAGATTACCATGATGACGGTAGCGGAAAGTCTCCGCGCTACTATCAGCTACAAGCGATAAACAAAACCGTGGAAGCGGTCGCAGCAGGACAAAACCGTGTACTCTTGGTTATGGCAACAGGTACGGGCAAAACTTACACTGCTTTCCAGATTATTTGGCGACTATGGAAGTCCCGAGCCAAAAAACGCATCCTATTTCTAGCGGACAGAAACATTCTGGTCGATCAAACTAAGACCAACGACTTCCAGCCGTTTGGCACCGCTATGACCAAAGTCACTGGTCGAACAGTCGATCCCGCTTACGAAATCCATCTAGCTTTGTATCAAGCTCTAACTGGCCCAGAAGAGCACCAAAAAGCATACAAACAGGTCGATCCTGATTTCTTTGACCTTATTGTCGTTGACGAGTGCCATCGTGGCAGTGCCGCTGAGGACAGCGCATGGCGCGAGATTCTTGAGTATTTCGGTTCTGCGACTCAAATAGGGCTAACCGCGACACCAAAAGAAACCGATATCGTGTCTAACACCGAGTACTTTGGCGATGCCATTTATACCTACTCTCTAAAACAAGGAATTGAAGACGGTTTCTTAGCCCCATACAAAGTTGTGCGTGTGGATATCGATGTAGATTTACAAGGTTGGCGACCAACCAAAGGGCAAGTCGATAAACATGGTGAAGTTATCGAAGACAGGATCTATAACCAGAAAGACTTCGACAGAACTATGGTCATTGATGAGCGCACAGAACTTGTTGCACAGACCATCACCAGCTACCTAAAGCGCACCGATCCGATGGCTAAAACCATTGTGTTCTGTAATGACATTGACCATGCGGAACGTATGCGCCGAGCACTAATCAACTGCAACCCTGAGCAAGTTGCTAAAAATGAAAAATACGTAATGAAAATTACTGGTGATGATGAAATCGGTAAAGCTCAGCTTGATAACTTCATCAACCCCAAAAAGGATTACCCTGTTATCGCGACCACCTCAGAACTCATGACAACAGGTGTCGATGCAAAAACTTGCAAACTGGTTGTTCTTGACCAAGGCATTCAGTCGATGACTAAGTTTAAGCAGATCATCGGTCGTGGTACTCGTATTGATGATCGTTACGGAAAGCTATGGTTTACTATCCTCGACTTTAAAAAAGCGACTGAACTGTTCGCTGATGAGCGCTTTGATGGTGTCCCTGAGCGAGTTAAAGAGACAAAACCAGAAGACTTCGATACCGATAATGGACTCGATGAGATTATCGATGGTGAGGATGAACTTGAACAAGATGATCCATTTGAAGGGGAAGATATCGACCCTGAAAGCATCCAAGAACCAGAAACTCCATACGACTCAGGTTCATCTCCTTCTGACGGTAGTGATGCCGATGATGATTGGCAGGATGAAAACCGAGTTAGAAAGTTCCATGTCAACGATGTAACGGTTAAGGCCATTGCCGAACGTGTTCAATACTACGATGCCGACGGAAAACTCGTAACCGAATCGTTCAAAGACTATACCCGCAAGACGATGGCAAAACAGTTCACGTCGATGGATGACTTTGTTAAGCGCTGGCAAGATGCCGATAAAAAGCAAGCAATCATCGATGAACTGGCAGAAGAAGGCATCATCTGGGAAGCATTAGAGCTGGAAGTCGGCAAAGATCTCGACCCATTCGACATGATTTGTCATGTCGTGTATGACCAACCAGCACTCACCAGAAAAGAACGCGCTGACAACGTCAAAAAACGCAACTACTTCACTAAGTACGGTGAAACGGCTCAGCAGGTGTTGAGCAACTTACTGGACAAGTACGCAGACGAAGGCGTTCAAGAGATTGAGAATATTCATGTACTCAAAGTTAAGCCTTTTGACGAGATGGGACGCCCTGCTGAAATCGTCAAAAAGTGCTTTGGCGGAAAAGAGCAATACTTAGAAGCGATTTCTGAATTGGAAGCTGAGATTTATCAATCAGCCTAA